From a region of the Qipengyuania spongiae genome:
- a CDS encoding TIGR04063 family PEP-CTERM/XrtA system glycosyltransferase: MTAAKPKILHVLDHSLPLHSGYTFRTRAILKAQEASGLEVRGITGPLYHEGENGAATHDGLIFHRTPDAVSGPPGVREWRAIAAFRRAIEGVIAEWRPDILHAHSPAICGLAALGAARHCELPLVYEIRAFWEDAAVGNGTGREGSLKYRMTRMLENRAVAGADAVFTIARGLREDLVARGHDPAKIALSPNGVDLSLFGDPPPRDEALAAELGIAEGPVIGFIGSFYDYEGLDDLVAAMPRLRGRHPRAKLLLTGGGPVEDALRAQAAASPAHEAIVFTGRVPHGEVERYYSLIDVLVYPRKKSRLTDLVTPLKPLEAMAQRRLVAASDVGGHRELIEDGRTGMLFPPDDPVAIADALADFLDARESWPAIREAARVHVGAAHDWARNVERYRAVYHRLLSRTQEAGADPGTAAGQSHQGSVRHVAE; encoded by the coding sequence ATGACCGCCGCGAAGCCAAAGATACTGCACGTGCTCGACCACTCGCTGCCGCTGCACAGCGGCTACACCTTCCGCACGCGCGCTATCCTGAAAGCGCAGGAGGCGAGCGGGCTGGAGGTGCGGGGCATCACCGGGCCGCTCTATCACGAGGGCGAGAACGGGGCGGCGACACATGACGGGCTGATCTTCCACCGCACGCCCGATGCGGTGTCCGGCCCGCCCGGCGTGCGCGAATGGCGCGCCATCGCCGCTTTCCGCCGCGCCATCGAGGGGGTGATCGCCGAATGGCGGCCGGACATCCTCCACGCCCATTCGCCGGCGATCTGCGGTCTCGCGGCGCTCGGAGCGGCGCGGCACTGCGAGCTGCCGCTGGTCTACGAGATCCGCGCCTTCTGGGAAGATGCGGCGGTCGGCAACGGTACGGGGCGCGAGGGATCGCTCAAATACCGGATGACGCGGATGCTGGAGAACCGCGCGGTGGCGGGCGCCGACGCGGTCTTCACCATCGCCCGGGGCCTGCGCGAAGATCTGGTTGCGCGCGGCCACGATCCGGCGAAGATCGCCCTGTCGCCCAATGGCGTGGACCTGTCGCTGTTCGGCGATCCGCCGCCGCGCGACGAGGCGCTGGCTGCCGAGCTTGGCATCGCAGAAGGACCGGTGATCGGCTTCATCGGCAGCTTCTACGATTACGAGGGGCTGGACGATCTGGTCGCCGCCATGCCACGCCTGCGCGGGCGCCATCCCCGGGCGAAGCTGCTGCTGACCGGCGGCGGCCCGGTCGAGGATGCGCTGCGTGCCCAGGCCGCCGCCTCGCCCGCGCACGAAGCCATCGTCTTCACCGGCCGCGTGCCGCATGGCGAGGTCGAGCGCTATTATTCACTGATCGACGTGTTGGTCTATCCGCGCAAGAAATCGCGGCTCACCGATCTCGTCACGCCGCTGAAGCCGCTCGAGGCGATGGCGCAGCGCCGGCTGGTCGCCGCCTCCGATGTCGGCGGGCACCGCGAACTCATCGAGGACGGGCGCACCGGAATGCTGTTCCCCCCCGACGATCCGGTCGCGATCGCCGACGCGCTGGCGGATTTTCTCGATGCGCGAGAAAGCTGGCCGGCGATCCGCGAGGCCGCGCGCGTCCATGTGGGCGCCGCTCACGACTGGGCGCGCAACGTCGAACGTTATCGCGCCGTTTACCATCGCCTGCTAAGCCGCACGCAGGAAGCAGGTGCCGATCCGGGCACCGCAGCGGGACAGTCACACCAGGGATCGGTTCGTCATGTCGCAGAATAA
- the gltB gene encoding glutamate synthase large subunit, translating into MTRRVGLYDPRNEHDACGVGMVAHIKGGKSHTIVTRALEILGNLDHRGAVGADPLLGDGAGILIQMPDPLLRAWADGMGIELPRPGHYAVAQCFLPQDADAAAFVSEQLEKFVAKEGQRVLGWRDVPTTLDGLGKAVIESMPVMRQCVVARGEGCADQDAFERKLIVIRKQTLNPLGKLAEKHGLPGLPEAYIPSFSSRTIVYKGLLLANQVGSFYDDLRDPKCESAFGLVHQRFSTNTFPSWRLAHPYRFTAHNGEINTVRGNVNWMEARRRTMESELLGVDLDKMWPLIPHGQSDTASLDNALELLLAGGYSLAHAMMMLIPEAWGANDLMDPARRAFYEYHAALMEPWDGPAAVCFTDGRQIGATLDRNGLRPARYCVTRDDHVILASESGVLPVAEEDIVRKWRLQPGKMLLIDLEQGRIIEDEELKTDLAGAHPYQEWLDAAQYTLDGLEHIEPELSEIPVATTTLLERQQAFGYTQEDLTRFLEPMAQGTGDPVGSMGTDTPIAVLSGRPRLLYDYFKQNFAQVTNPPIDPIREELVMSLLSMIGPRPNLLGRDAGLHKRLEVAQPILTNEDLAKIRSVEVGLDGAFRTATIDITWDASTGAEGLAQTLKEMCWAATEAVLQDHNILILSDRAQGPDRVPMPALLATSAVHHQLVRQGLRMQTGLVVETGEAREVHHFCALAGYGAEGINPYLALETLEDLRATKFADLDPCKVRDNYVKGVGKGILKVMSKMGISTYQSYCGAQIFDAVGLSSRFVDDWFDGTATTIEGVGLTEVAEEAVRRHAQAYGDSPLYAGMLDVGGIYQYRLRGEDHAWTPETVANLQHAVRGDRADNYEAFARAINDQSERLLTIRGLMELKPAEQAIPLDEVEPAAEIVKRFSTGAMSFGSISREAHTTLAIAMNRIGGRSNTGEGGEEPDRFRPMESGDSMRSRIKQVASGRFGVTAEYLVNSDDIQIKMAQGAKPGEGGQLPGHKVDKVIGKVRHSTPGVGLISPPPHHDIYSIEDLAQLIHDLKNVQPSARISVKLVSEVGVGTVAAGVSKCKADHVTISGYEGGTGASPLTSLTHAGSPWEIGLAETQQTLLLNDLRSRIAVQADGGLRTGRDVAVAALLGADEFGFATAPLIAAGCIMMRKCHLNTCPVGVATQDPELRKRFTGTPEHVINYFFFVAEELRGLMAEMGFRTVEAMIGRVDRIDMRRVERHWKAHGVDLSRLLTAVRPEGPLHHIQDQDHGLAAAMDIELIEACSSAIKKREPVVFQSEIRNVNRSVGAMLSGRIAEMHGHAGLPADTVRIEFTGVAGQSFGAWLAHGVTLDLTGDANDYVGKGLSGGRIIVRPPDGVPRAADENIIVGNTVLYGAIAGEAYFAGVAGERFAVRNSGAVAVVEGTGDHPCEYMTGGVVCILGGTGRNFGAGMSGGIAYVYDPDGTFGRRVNHAQVDVRDIAPARDDYEGTGRPQQRGNGVEHSGMGDPLYHDADRLRILVERHHLHTGSARARALLDDWDKALTSFRKVMPRDYEKALKTLEAEREDAAQEAAE; encoded by the coding sequence ATGACGCGCCGAGTCGGCCTTTACGATCCTCGCAACGAGCACGATGCCTGCGGCGTCGGCATGGTCGCGCATATCAAGGGCGGCAAGAGCCACACCATCGTCACGCGCGCGCTCGAAATTCTCGGCAATCTCGACCATCGCGGCGCGGTCGGCGCGGACCCACTGCTGGGCGATGGAGCCGGCATCCTCATCCAGATGCCCGATCCGCTTCTGCGTGCCTGGGCCGACGGGATGGGCATCGAACTGCCCCGCCCCGGCCATTACGCGGTCGCTCAGTGCTTCCTGCCGCAGGATGCGGACGCGGCCGCCTTCGTCTCCGAGCAGCTGGAAAAATTCGTCGCCAAGGAAGGCCAGCGCGTGCTCGGCTGGCGCGACGTGCCCACTACGCTCGACGGGCTGGGCAAGGCGGTGATCGAATCCATGCCGGTCATGCGCCAGTGCGTGGTCGCGCGCGGCGAAGGCTGCGCCGATCAGGACGCCTTCGAGCGCAAGCTGATCGTCATCCGCAAGCAGACGCTCAACCCGCTGGGCAAGCTGGCGGAAAAGCACGGTCTGCCGGGCCTTCCCGAAGCCTACATCCCAAGCTTCTCCAGCCGCACCATCGTCTACAAGGGGCTGCTGCTGGCGAACCAGGTCGGCAGTTTCTACGACGATCTGCGCGATCCGAAATGCGAGAGCGCCTTCGGCCTCGTCCACCAGCGCTTTTCCACCAACACCTTCCCCAGCTGGCGGCTCGCCCACCCCTATCGCTTCACCGCCCATAATGGCGAGATCAACACGGTTCGCGGAAACGTGAACTGGATGGAAGCCCGCCGCCGGACGATGGAGAGCGAACTGCTCGGCGTCGATCTCGACAAGATGTGGCCGCTGATCCCCCATGGGCAGTCCGACACCGCCAGCCTGGACAACGCGCTCGAACTGCTGCTGGCCGGCGGATACAGTCTCGCCCATGCGATGATGATGCTGATCCCGGAGGCGTGGGGCGCCAACGACCTGATGGATCCGGCCCGCCGCGCCTTCTACGAATACCACGCCGCGCTGATGGAACCGTGGGACGGGCCGGCCGCGGTGTGCTTCACCGACGGCCGCCAGATCGGCGCGACGCTCGACCGCAACGGCCTGCGCCCCGCGCGCTACTGCGTCACGCGCGACGATCATGTGATCCTCGCCAGCGAGAGCGGCGTCCTGCCGGTCGCGGAAGAGGACATCGTGCGCAAATGGCGGCTCCAGCCGGGCAAGATGCTGCTGATCGACCTCGAACAGGGCCGGATCATCGAGGACGAGGAGCTTAAGACCGACCTCGCCGGCGCGCATCCCTATCAGGAATGGCTCGACGCCGCGCAGTACACGCTCGACGGACTCGAGCATATCGAGCCCGAACTGTCCGAGATCCCCGTCGCCACGACCACTCTGCTGGAGCGCCAGCAGGCCTTCGGTTACACGCAGGAGGATCTCACCCGTTTCCTCGAACCGATGGCGCAGGGGACGGGCGATCCGGTCGGCTCCATGGGGACCGACACGCCGATCGCGGTGCTGAGCGGGCGGCCGCGTCTGCTCTACGATTATTTCAAGCAGAACTTCGCCCAGGTCACCAACCCTCCGATCGACCCGATCCGCGAGGAACTGGTGATGAGCCTCCTTTCCATGATCGGCCCGCGCCCCAACCTGCTCGGCCGCGACGCGGGCCTGCACAAGCGGCTGGAGGTCGCCCAGCCGATCCTCACCAACGAGGATCTGGCCAAGATCCGCTCGGTCGAGGTCGGGCTGGACGGCGCCTTCCGCACCGCCACGATCGACATCACCTGGGATGCGAGCACGGGCGCCGAGGGTCTCGCCCAGACCCTGAAGGAGATGTGCTGGGCCGCTACCGAGGCGGTGCTGCAGGATCACAACATCCTGATCCTGTCCGACCGGGCGCAGGGGCCCGACCGGGTGCCGATGCCCGCCCTGCTGGCCACCAGCGCGGTCCACCACCAGCTCGTGCGGCAGGGGCTCAGGATGCAGACCGGCCTCGTGGTCGAAACCGGCGAGGCGCGCGAGGTCCATCATTTCTGCGCGCTGGCGGGCTACGGGGCGGAAGGCATCAATCCCTATCTCGCGCTCGAGACGCTGGAGGATCTGCGCGCGACTAAGTTCGCCGATCTCGACCCGTGCAAGGTGCGCGACAATTACGTGAAAGGCGTCGGCAAGGGCATTCTCAAGGTCATGTCCAAGATGGGCATCTCGACCTACCAGTCCTATTGCGGCGCGCAGATCTTCGACGCGGTCGGTTTGTCGAGCCGGTTCGTCGACGACTGGTTCGACGGCACCGCCACCACGATCGAGGGCGTGGGCCTCACCGAAGTCGCCGAAGAGGCTGTGCGCCGCCACGCGCAGGCCTATGGCGATAGCCCGCTCTATGCCGGGATGCTCGATGTGGGGGGCATCTACCAGTACCGCCTGCGCGGCGAGGACCATGCCTGGACGCCCGAAACGGTCGCCAATCTCCAGCACGCCGTGCGCGGGGACCGGGCCGACAATTACGAGGCTTTCGCAAGGGCCATCAACGACCAGAGCGAACGGCTGCTGACCATCCGCGGGCTGATGGAACTCAAGCCCGCCGAACAGGCGATCCCGCTGGACGAGGTCGAGCCGGCGGCGGAGATCGTCAAGCGCTTCAGCACCGGGGCGATGAGCTTCGGTTCGATCTCTCGCGAGGCGCACACCACGCTCGCCATCGCGATGAACCGCATTGGCGGCCGCTCCAACACCGGCGAAGGGGGTGAGGAGCCCGACCGCTTCCGTCCGATGGAGAGCGGCGATTCGATGCGCAGCCGCATCAAGCAGGTCGCCAGCGGGCGGTTCGGCGTGACGGCGGAATACCTCGTCAATTCGGACGACATCCAGATCAAGATGGCGCAAGGGGCCAAGCCCGGCGAAGGCGGCCAGCTGCCCGGCCACAAGGTCGACAAGGTGATCGGCAAGGTCCGCCATTCGACGCCGGGCGTCGGCCTCATCAGCCCGCCGCCGCATCACGACATCTATTCGATCGAGGATCTTGCCCAGCTGATCCACGATCTCAAGAACGTACAGCCTTCGGCGCGCATCTCGGTCAAGCTGGTGAGCGAGGTCGGCGTCGGCACGGTCGCGGCCGGTGTCTCCAAGTGCAAGGCGGACCACGTCACCATTTCGGGCTATGAGGGCGGGACGGGCGCTTCGCCGCTGACCAGCCTCACCCATGCGGGAAGCCCGTGGGAAATCGGACTCGCCGAGACCCAGCAGACGCTGCTGCTCAACGATCTGCGCAGCCGCATCGCGGTGCAGGCGGACGGGGGCCTCAGGACCGGGCGCGACGTCGCGGTCGCCGCCCTGCTCGGCGCGGACGAGTTCGGCTTCGCCACTGCCCCACTGATCGCGGCGGGCTGCATCATGATGCGCAAATGCCACCTCAACACCTGCCCGGTGGGCGTGGCGACACAGGACCCGGAGCTGCGCAAGCGCTTCACCGGCACGCCCGAACACGTCATCAACTATTTCTTCTTCGTCGCCGAGGAACTGCGCGGCCTGATGGCCGAAATGGGCTTCCGCACGGTCGAGGCGATGATCGGCCGGGTCGACCGGATCGACATGCGCCGGGTCGAGCGGCACTGGAAGGCGCACGGGGTCGATCTCTCCCGGCTGCTCACCGCCGTGCGCCCCGAAGGGCCGCTGCATCACATACAGGATCAGGACCATGGCCTTGCCGCGGCGATGGACATCGAGCTGATCGAGGCGTGTTCCAGCGCGATCAAGAAGCGTGAACCGGTGGTGTTCCAGAGCGAGATCCGCAACGTGAACCGCTCGGTCGGGGCGATGCTCTCGGGCCGCATCGCCGAAATGCACGGCCATGCGGGCCTGCCCGCCGATACGGTGCGGATCGAATTCACCGGCGTCGCGGGCCAGAGCTTCGGCGCCTGGCTCGCCCACGGTGTCACGCTCGACCTCACCGGCGATGCCAACGACTATGTCGGCAAGGGGCTGTCCGGCGGGCGGATCATCGTGCGTCCGCCGGACGGCGTGCCGCGCGCGGCGGACGAGAACATCATCGTCGGCAACACCGTGCTCTACGGCGCGATCGCGGGGGAGGCCTATTTCGCCGGGGTCGCTGGCGAACGCTTCGCGGTCAGGAATTCGGGCGCGGTCGCCGTGGTAGAGGGCACGGGCGACCATCCGTGCGAATACATGACCGGCGGCGTCGTCTGCATCCTCGGCGGCACGGGCCGCAATTTCGGCGCGGGAATGAGCGGCGGGATCGCCTATGTCTACGATCCCGACGGCACGTTCGGGCGGCGGGTCAATCACGCGCAGGTCGACGTGCGCGACATTGCGCCCGCCCGCGATGATTACGAGGGAACCGGCCGCCCGCAGCAGCGCGGCAACGGGGTCGAGCATTCCGGCATGGGCGATCCGCTCTACCACGATGCCGATCGGCTGCGCATTCTGGTGGAGCGCCATCATCTGCACACCGGATCGGCGCGCGCCAGGGCGCTGCTTGACGACTGGGACAAAGCGTTGACCAGTTTCCGCAAGGTGATGCCACGCGACTACGAAAAGGCGCTCAAGACCCTTGAGGCCGAGCGCGAGGACGCGGCGCAGGAGGCCGCCGAATAA
- a CDS encoding glutamate synthase subunit beta, whose translation MGKETGFLEYDRVERTYDDPAERLKHYKEFTRPHAPDALRQQAARCMNCGIPYCHNGCPVNNIIPDWNHLVYEDDWKNALAVLHSTNNFPEFTGRICPAPCEAACTLNIVDEPVTIKSIECTIIDRGWKEGWVKPLPPEKPTGKSVAIIGSGPAGLACAQQLARAGHAVTVFEKSDRIGGLLRYGIPDFKMEKHLINRRAVQMEAEGVQFRTSAEVGVEVSFQALQDNFDAVVLAGGAEEPRRLDIPGAELPGVRLAMEFLTQQNKRNAGDDEVRAAPRGTLSAKGKHVIVIGGGDTGSDCVGTSNRQGAASVTQLEIMPKPPTREDKAMTWPHWPVKLRTSSSHEEGATRDWAVLTKRVVGENGEVAGLECVRIEWKNGGFEEIESSSFTLPADLILLAMGFTGPRRRGLLDRAGVDLCERGNVAADTTRYATSEKGVYACGDMRRGQSLVVWAIREGRQCARAVDEGLMGKSELPR comes from the coding sequence ATGGGCAAGGAAACCGGCTTCCTCGAATACGACCGCGTCGAACGGACCTATGACGATCCCGCGGAGCGACTGAAGCACTACAAGGAATTCACCCGTCCCCATGCGCCAGACGCGCTGCGCCAACAGGCGGCGCGCTGCATGAATTGTGGCATTCCATATTGCCACAACGGCTGTCCGGTGAACAACATCATCCCGGACTGGAACCATCTGGTCTACGAGGACGACTGGAAGAACGCGCTCGCGGTTCTCCACTCGACGAACAATTTCCCGGAATTCACCGGCCGCATCTGCCCCGCCCCGTGCGAGGCCGCGTGCACTCTCAACATCGTCGACGAACCGGTGACGATCAAATCGATCGAATGCACCATCATCGACCGGGGGTGGAAGGAAGGCTGGGTCAAGCCGCTTCCGCCTGAAAAGCCGACCGGCAAGTCGGTGGCGATTATCGGCAGCGGTCCGGCAGGCCTCGCCTGCGCCCAGCAGCTCGCCCGCGCGGGCCATGCGGTGACCGTGTTCGAGAAGAGCGACCGGATCGGCGGATTGCTGCGCTACGGCATCCCCGACTTCAAGATGGAGAAGCACCTCATCAATCGCCGCGCGGTGCAGATGGAAGCCGAAGGGGTCCAGTTCCGCACCAGCGCCGAGGTCGGGGTGGAGGTCAGCTTCCAGGCTCTGCAGGACAATTTCGATGCCGTGGTGCTGGCGGGCGGTGCGGAGGAACCGCGCCGGCTCGACATTCCCGGCGCCGAGCTTCCCGGCGTGCGGTTGGCGATGGAATTCCTGACCCAGCAGAACAAGCGCAATGCCGGAGACGACGAGGTCCGCGCCGCCCCGCGCGGCACTCTGAGCGCGAAGGGCAAGCACGTGATTGTGATCGGCGGCGGCGATACCGGCAGCGACTGCGTCGGCACCTCCAACCGCCAGGGCGCAGCCAGCGTAACCCAGCTGGAGATCATGCCCAAGCCCCCGACGCGCGAGGACAAGGCGATGACCTGGCCGCACTGGCCGGTGAAGCTGCGCACCTCCTCCAGCCACGAGGAGGGGGCGACACGCGACTGGGCCGTACTGACCAAGCGTGTCGTGGGCGAGAACGGCGAGGTCGCGGGTCTCGAATGCGTGCGGATCGAATGGAAGAATGGCGGCTTCGAAGAGATCGAGAGCAGCAGTTTCACCCTCCCCGCCGATCTCATCCTGCTCGCAATGGGCTTCACCGGGCCCAGACGGCGCGGCCTGCTAGACCGGGCGGGCGTGGATTTGTGCGAGCGCGGCAATGTCGCGGCGGACACGACCCGCTACGCCACCAGCGAGAAAGGGGTTTATGCCTGCGGCGACATGCGGCGCGGCCAGAGCCTCGTCGTCTGGGCGATCCGCGAGGGTCGCCAGTGCGCGCGCGCGGTGGACGAGGGATTGATGGGCAAGTCCGAACTGCCGCGCTGA
- a CDS encoding carbohydrate porin, protein MNLRFAITAMIASSFAPNVPLYAQQAPADPGAENVPQPPPTLQDAPPPELVDFKLVAAQFVDSPLTGDAQKDLDYGGKIDAYVDIKGGAVGLDNSLSLHVHPEFRFGQSSNGEIGLLPTNSALFFPASEGERFDLSANLTKRWASGTSLTVGKVNVFDLAAQLPVTGGGGVEGFMNLAFALPPSAVVPNSLVGALLNVPTSKALFRLWVFDPAPASRRSGIPTLFDEGVGALASVTVPTNIGGKPGFYALKVAASTRRGISTRALPPALIPQQGLGFGDNRGEFAVILAGSQYLSGGPRDPAGGIGVFAQAFASAGDPTFLDYSGQAGITGNPPGRPQDRFGLGWFRYSLTDGLVDALARRVPLEDEEGVEAYYTIGLSAHLRLTADLQYIDSAIAPRDGALLGQLRLVTAF, encoded by the coding sequence GTGAATTTGCGTTTCGCGATAACGGCGATGATCGCCTCCTCCTTCGCGCCGAATGTTCCGCTTTATGCGCAGCAGGCACCCGCCGATCCTGGGGCCGAGAACGTGCCGCAGCCGCCGCCCACCTTGCAAGACGCGCCGCCACCGGAACTGGTCGACTTCAAGCTCGTCGCGGCGCAGTTCGTGGACTCGCCGCTGACCGGGGATGCGCAGAAGGATCTCGACTACGGCGGCAAGATCGACGCCTATGTCGATATCAAGGGCGGCGCGGTCGGCCTCGACAATTCGCTGAGCCTTCACGTGCATCCGGAATTCCGCTTCGGTCAGAGCAGCAACGGCGAGATCGGCCTTTTGCCGACCAATTCGGCGCTTTTCTTTCCCGCCAGCGAGGGTGAGCGGTTCGATCTCTCGGCCAACCTTACCAAGCGCTGGGCCAGCGGCACATCGCTCACCGTGGGCAAGGTCAACGTTTTCGATCTCGCGGCCCAGTTGCCGGTCACCGGGGGTGGCGGGGTCGAGGGGTTCATGAACCTGGCGTTCGCCCTGCCGCCGAGCGCGGTGGTCCCGAATTCGCTCGTCGGCGCGCTGTTGAACGTGCCAACATCCAAAGCTCTGTTCCGCCTCTGGGTCTTCGATCCCGCGCCCGCCTCCAGGCGCAGCGGCATCCCTACCCTGTTCGACGAAGGGGTCGGCGCGCTTGCTTCGGTGACGGTGCCGACGAACATCGGCGGCAAGCCGGGCTTCTATGCGCTCAAGGTCGCCGCCAGCACGCGGCGCGGCATCAGCACCCGCGCGCTCCCGCCAGCGCTGATTCCCCAGCAGGGATTGGGCTTCGGCGACAATCGCGGAGAATTCGCCGTGATCCTAGCGGGCTCCCAGTATCTCAGCGGCGGCCCGCGCGATCCGGCGGGCGGCATCGGCGTCTTCGCACAAGCCTTCGCCAGCGCGGGCGATCCAACCTTTCTCGACTACAGCGGACAGGCCGGGATCACCGGCAATCCGCCCGGCCGGCCGCAGGACCGCTTCGGACTCGGCTGGTTCCGCTATTCGCTGACCGATGGTCTGGTCGACGCGCTCGCACGCCGCGTGCCGCTGGAAGACGAGGAGGGGGTCGAGGCCTATTACACGATCGGCCTTAGCGCCCATCTGCGCCTGACCGCCGATCTGCAATATATAGACAGCGCGATCGCCCCGCGCGACGGCGCCCTGCTCGGCCAATTGCGGCTGGTGACGGCGTTCTGA
- a CDS encoding uracil-DNA glycosylase, which translates to MTEQIPESWQPILEPVLDSPESRRLGGWLRTEEEEAGKTVYPPRGCRLRALELTPLDEVRVVILGQDPYHGPGQAMGLSFSVPQGEKVPPSLRNIYKELESDCGIPRPEHGDLTGWARQGVLLLNNTLTVEAGKAGSHAGQGWDAVTDACVAAVAAQPVPSVFILWGSHAQAKARRIEGLSDVRDGGKHCVITSPHPSPLSAHRGFFGSRPFSRANAFLNAHGRGRIDWAHTDRALRS; encoded by the coding sequence ATGACCGAGCAGATACCGGAAAGTTGGCAGCCCATCCTGGAACCTGTGCTCGACAGTCCCGAAAGCCGGCGGCTGGGCGGCTGGCTGAGGACAGAGGAGGAAGAGGCGGGCAAGACCGTCTATCCCCCGCGCGGCTGTCGCTTGCGCGCTCTGGAACTGACTCCGCTCGACGAGGTCCGCGTGGTGATCCTGGGGCAGGACCCGTATCACGGGCCCGGACAGGCAATGGGCCTCTCCTTTTCGGTCCCGCAGGGTGAGAAGGTGCCGCCGAGCCTGCGGAACATCTACAAGGAGCTCGAAAGCGATTGCGGCATTCCGCGGCCCGAGCATGGCGACCTCACCGGATGGGCGCGACAGGGCGTGCTGCTGCTCAACAACACGCTGACAGTCGAGGCAGGCAAAGCGGGCAGCCATGCGGGGCAGGGCTGGGACGCGGTCACCGACGCCTGCGTCGCGGCGGTCGCGGCACAGCCCGTGCCCTCGGTCTTCATCTTGTGGGGCAGCCACGCGCAGGCCAAGGCCAGGCGGATCGAAGGGCTGAGCGATGTTCGGGACGGCGGGAAGCATTGCGTCATAACGAGCCCGCACCCGAGTCCGCTTTCCGCCCATCGCGGGTTCTTCGGCAGCCGCCCTTTCAGCCGCGCCAACGCCTTCCTGAATGCCCATGGCCGGGGCCGGATCGACTGGGCGCATACCGACCGGGCGCTCCGCTCATAG
- a CDS encoding ribonuclease D — MAVYFHEEDLPDGVLAPGDDGGSALAVDTETMGLVTPRDRLCLVQISDGGGDEHLVRFSPDSNYDAPNLKAVLGDPNRVKLYHFARFDLAAIEYYLGVTAAPVFCTKIASKLTRTYTDRHGLKNLVEELLGESISKQQQSSDWGGPVLNDAQREYAASDVRYLHRMKTIFEERLAREGRTEMAQACFDFLPTRARLDIAGWADHDIFSHA, encoded by the coding sequence ATGGCCGTATATTTTCACGAAGAAGACCTGCCTGATGGCGTTCTCGCTCCCGGTGACGATGGGGGAAGCGCGCTTGCCGTCGACACCGAGACCATGGGTCTCGTCACTCCGCGCGACCGGCTCTGTCTGGTCCAGATCAGCGATGGCGGGGGGGACGAGCATCTCGTGCGCTTCAGCCCCGACAGCAATTACGACGCGCCCAATCTCAAGGCGGTGCTGGGCGATCCGAACCGGGTCAAGCTCTACCATTTCGCCCGCTTCGACCTCGCCGCGATCGAATATTACCTCGGCGTAACCGCCGCGCCGGTGTTCTGCACCAAGATCGCGAGCAAGCTCACCCGCACCTATACCGACCGGCATGGCCTCAAGAACCTCGTCGAGGAACTGCTGGGCGAAAGCATTTCCAAGCAGCAGCAGTCGAGCGACTGGGGCGGCCCCGTTCTCAACGACGCGCAACGCGAATATGCGGCGAGCGACGTGCGCTATCTCCACCGGATGAAGACGATCTTCGAGGAACGGCTGGCGCGCGAGGGGCGGACCGAGATGGCGCAGGCCTGCTTCGACTTCCTGCCCACCCGCGCCCGGCTCGACATCGCCGGCTGGGCCGACCACGACATTTTCAGCCACGCGTAA
- a CDS encoding LPS export ABC transporter periplasmic protein LptC, with amino-acid sequence MVSNRRRIETSEAAERRSRRQHFAAPGGSHDRLVKLLATALPMAVGVVAALMVVTPLSPRGEVSFLLDRNKVAVIDERLRVDNALYRGQDNRGRPFSLTAREVVQRSSAEGIVRLDDLVARLLLDDGPAQLDAGTGAYALDEEVVTVDGAVTMRTADGYSMLLRDVAVNLATRTALGTGGVSGATPAGTFSANRLEADLGERTVALSGNARMRMIPGQLNSMRMP; translated from the coding sequence ATGGTGTCCAACAGGCGCAGGATCGAAACGAGCGAGGCGGCCGAGCGGCGCAGCCGGCGCCAGCATTTCGCCGCGCCCGGCGGATCGCACGACCGGCTTGTGAAACTGCTCGCCACTGCCCTCCCGATGGCGGTGGGCGTGGTCGCCGCGCTGATGGTGGTGACGCCCCTCTCCCCCCGCGGCGAGGTGAGCTTCCTGCTCGACCGCAACAAGGTGGCGGTTATCGACGAACGCCTGCGCGTCGACAACGCGCTTTATCGCGGACAGGACAATCGCGGCCGCCCCTTCTCGCTCACCGCACGCGAGGTGGTGCAGCGATCGAGCGCGGAGGGCATCGTGCGCCTCGACGATCTCGTCGCGCGACTGCTGCTCGATGACGGCCCGGCCCAGCTCGATGCCGGCACCGGCGCCTACGCTCTCGACGAGGAAGTCGTGACGGTCGACGGCGCGGTAACCATGCGCACGGCTGACGGTTACTCCATGCTGCTGCGCGACGTGGCGGTCAATCTGGCCACCCGCACCGCGCTCGGCACGGGCGGCGTTTCGGGCGCGACCCCCGCCGGGACGTTCTCGGCCAACCGGCTCGAGGCCGATCTGGGCGAACGCACGGTAGCACTATCCGGCAATGCGCGGATGAGGATGATCCCCGGCCAGCTCAATTCCATGAGGATGCCCTGA